In the Argiope bruennichi chromosome 8, qqArgBrue1.1, whole genome shotgun sequence genome, TAATTAGTATCAATTCATGACCATCcaaggaagaaaaattcacatGCTTAGAAAGTAAACATAAAATCATAGTGAAACAAAGTGAAATGAATGGCTAaactttttataactttcaaacATTACTCTTTTAATTAGAAATCCAATAGGGAAAAGCTAATCAAGTCAAGTCAATAGAGTGTAATGAAATTTTGGCAGGTATTCTAGTACATGtatgcacacacacatatattaacTTAACTCttctttcttaaagaaatttttttagtaaatgttaaaatgattttcaatagcAGACAATATAAATCAGAGGAATGAACAATATATTTATCATTCcgtattatcaaaaatatatttaaaaataggttgaaaaattaaaatttaattgataataaaatttaattgtaaagtaAGTAGAAATGATGAAAACTGCttacaacataaaaatattattaaaaaggaaatcgaaccaattaaacaattttttttaaaaaaggttataGTAATAAGGAAAcagggaaaaataaaaagaaaatatgttacaGTTATAGTATTGAAGTTTTAATCTTTCTTAcccaaaataaaagatttatgcaGCACAGGGACTTCCGAACACAGCTGAAGTTGGTCATATTTTAACTATGAAATAGGGAAGATATAAAGATATATTGTCTTAAGATATCGTTAATAATACAGTAACataataaatacacaaataatatGCACCACTTAGATATCCgtttaataaattatgcaaaactttaaagaatttacatgatgtttcataagaaatataaaaatatgggaactactaaacattaaaatatataattataaattacaatttcactaaataatgtccattttaaatacacaaaaaaataagataagataTCAAATTATAATGATAGATATGTATTCATACAAAGTCTATTAATGAATtatctgaattgaaaaaaaaaaaaaggatcaaataAAGGCAATCTTGTCTAAACttcataatgtaaaaaatagCCTCAGATAGttgaaattgattattataaataaagtgtatattttaaaaataagtaattgctctctgaaattaaaatgtttttatgttggaaaagaaaaaaaaagtaacaagcAACAGTTTACCGTAAAACTGCAAGTgtcatcataaattttaataccttGGAAACTATTCCGTTCAATGAATTATAGACTGCAATTTCATAATGTTACAAAATTACcgatgcaattatatatatatatatataaagtaataatataataatccttatataataagtaattgctccctgaaattaaaatgtttttatgttggaaaaaaaaagtaaaaagcaacAGTTTATAGTAAAACTGCAAGTgtcatcataaattttaatacctAGGAAGTTAATCCGTTCAATGAATTATAGACTGCAATTTCATAATGTTACAAAATTACcgatgcaattatatatataaatagttttcatttaatatgaatatatttctcaaaatggtATATACAACGGTATATACAATGGTATATActttgaaacaattatttgacTGAAATTAAACCGATttcatgaaaacaataaaatttttgataatgttaATTTCTAGCAATCATAAAACTGAGGCAGAAATGCAAttgacaacaaaaataaaaatataaacaaacaataaaCACGATTGATTCTTTCTTGTTGccaaacatgaaaaataaaatattattccccAGTTGCTTTGAAATTTCTTCATACACACAAAAAgagtttcacatttaaaaatattttattgaaatttcaaagtattaGTAATATTATTGACTTACTTTGAATCATATAAGagcaaagtaaaaatttcaaaatttattccgTTACGATTTCGTCACACACTGGATGTCATAAATTTCCGCCACATGGATTGTATTTCTGATGgcaaaatctgtaaatttaaaacattttttaaagataattttagtgaaaaaggtatttttgagaccatatctgttttattttaactaaaaactcAACCATTGACTTTTTCATTTTACTGCTACTCAAAATACTCctagttaaaatgttaatattttaataccatctaTCCGAGAAAACCAAAATTTCCTAATTTAAGCCAATATATATCGTAGTAAGCATTATTTCGCATGAgtcatttcctttaaaaaaattttaggaagTTTTCTGCTTTGTTTCAGTGCGACCAATACGGAATCTGAAATAAAATCAGCTGATCAGTGGAACTTACTACTTTGACGGTTCACGGTTTTCTATGGTGGCCATTGTACTTCACTGTAAACGTAGCGAATGAAAATTGAGATTCGTTCTAGCAATTTCGTCCAATATTCATTTATGGATGTATTTACGATGGATACATATGGATTGAAATACAGACAGAATTTCCGAAGttcctgaaaataaattttgttcacatCGTAATGGATAATAATCTAGATTTCAAAGAGCTGCTGAACATAGCAGACTATAACAAAGTAGAGGCAAAAGATGAGGTAACCTAAATCCATCCTCATGATTGATACTGTAGAATTGTCTCAGTGATTAAATGTgtgattaaaatgtttattatttttatgttacaattttataagaattacttTTCCTTCATATATACTATAAACCCTATGGCTTGATTCCCGTGCTCTTTCAAGTTTGTTTTGTGTGCCTGTTTTGAGgctaattgtttttctttcaatttgaaaACCAATTAACTGTCTCATCAAAATATGAGATGTTATTATATTGATGTAAAAGGGAGAGAAATTAGGATTCAGATCCATTTACTAGATTTTGCTTAATAGCtatacttattgaaaaaaattataaattaacaaatttattaatatatttctaaactgATTTAGATATCTGTCCTTCACAGACGAATTCTATGACacagaaatattaatatgttaaaattaactatcagcaattaattttattttcgtattttagtTAAATACTAAAGATTGAAAAGTGTCCATATGCTTAATGTCAATGTTATTTCTTGTCAGTTTTACTTGCAGATCTTTTAATAATTGCAAAGtaatgttgtatttttatttaatagaatattgttggttttattgaagtaaaattgTGTTATTAAGTTCTAAAgttacagtttttatttcattagatttttgtCCATTAGAGATTATATAAGGAATATATTTAAACTTGtaatagaaaagttgtttttttccCTTGCTTTCCCAAAATGCATGCTGGGTCACATAGATTTTcagggtctttttttttttttttttttctttttgtaataaatgtcattttttattagaaatagttATTATTAGCATGTGTTATCTATaactagtttgaaaaaaaaattaagtatgaaggaactttgaaaaatataagttcaatggcataaatgtttttttatatacttttacaaTAAGACTAGAATTTATGTAATCTTAatcagttcttttaaaatttgttgtttagctttattttataaaaaaataattaatgacaattattgtaaaagcattttttatacaattctgtttaaaaaagatttgtgtctattttttatcatttagtaAATAACTGCCATAACCATCTTAAAAATATACTCAATATGAAACAAGATCACattacaaaatactttaaaaattgatatctaaatttcatttttaaatgtatgaaattaatagaactcaatgaaagtttaataaaaatgacatattaactttttttcttagtTGTAGGGGGTGAGgatactgtattttttaaatgatagttctattgaagttttatttttatatgcatattttatttttatgcaaaagcttttttaaaataatttttctaaaatatgtttttaagatatGTTATGCAAAGATACCATaagatatttcctatttataaaatcagaaaaattatatcatttccaTTGATTTAATACtaagtgattaaatattaatatttttttaaagtatagttAATCTTCCAATCTAATCtttgttaatcttttttattgatattatatgtcagaaataaaaacatatgttcTGAAACGAATTTAAACTGtgtataaatatacttaataaaagtttaaaaaaaatttttttttaattattttgattttttataagataattggaTGAAATGAAACTCCTGGCTTGTATTTGAATGAGGGGGGGACTCAAAATTGATcaacattttagtatttttatcagtatttcttaaaatattagtgAAAATAGGCTTAGACTTTACTCatgttttgaatatgaaattgtgatttattttcttaaggtgtatttattacgtttttgaattgatttattaaaataagctgttcaaattcaatttattatgttaaaaatgcattatgtaaCTATATAGAAATTCTTACATAATATATTCAGTTGGCAGGAAAATGATAATGGAGTAAACCAATATTTATATTctgctaattatttaaataatcaaaataaagaaactacAGTCAAATTGTTACATTGACTGCCTTTCATCTACAAtggaaaaagaaatgtatttaagtaTATTATCAAGTTCCCAAGTTTGATAATAAACTTTTTGAACtgggttataaaataaaatataatgttattttcataGAATATGGACTATGCATCTTAAGAAATGTATATGTTTACACTTCGTATTTAAAAGGGGTTATTCAAACTATAGTCATGATTCTTCTATTCTTCAGAGGGTTCTTAAAAAATAGttgaatagaatttcattttttgaaagcaaCTGTTAattgaatgtaattattttacacaaataaaacaactgaggatttttttttttttttaaatctttctttcatgTTAAGTATAATAATCTCGCAgattttttaaaacgattttgcAAAACCTTTTCCTtgatttcttatattataaaaattgtctaACCTGCCAACAcgcacattcatctttaatatttaacCTCTATATAcagcattttttgtttatttctcgTATGGATAATTTTAGGAAAACTTCCATGCAAATGTCATATTATGTAAATAACTGTTTGTTTCTctgtgaatttattatttcagcatTTGTAGTCGGCATTTTACTGGAAAAATTGAGCTACTCTCTGActttagactttaataaaaagaattttggctCTTGTGTATATCCCCAGTTTACTTGGCAATTTTAGAATACATACatcaaattctttcatttatttttgattaatctttGAATCTcttgttttatctttattttgtatgatggtttgaattatatttaatttcatcaaattgaATATAGTAATAACTGGTACTTGCTCCTAAATATTACAGTTTGTTTTGTTGAATATTagcttttatgaattttttttttttttacctattctttttttatgtcttaaaaagaataatttattatcatctcAGTAACATGCTGTGAGCATTTGTAATATGTTGGCATGTgggaacatgatgttgttttggtttgaggtttttgaagcctcagaCTGCATAGGCGACAAATTGGCAATATAtcacttttgaggcatcaatttttcgcttttagggttattagaaaataatgcaaaaagttgtcacatttggcaaTTGATCgtcaactaaagttacaacttgatttccaaattattcattctctgaattcttacgaaaatTGTTTCAGCTAGCCCTTAACtcccatatatatttttcaaaattcttacacTATCAATTACGATTTAATTAGGCAATCAAAGTGTTACAAATTATTGACATGGAGATTCTGggttttcagaaaaaattgttaaacaaactttaataatattttggtttatataaacttttaatattaatagaatttttaacttactaaagaatatatatttgtttaaaatttgtgcttttattcagaattattagcattactttttgtaaaaaaatggggTCATAGTTGACTGAcagtaatttctatatttaaaaatgttaaaatgtacttgaagaaatcatttcaaagattaaaattctctcaatattaattaatttattataggcCTCTGTCAAGAGATATAGTACTGTTCTGCCTCCTcctaaaaagatgaaaaaaagtgGTGTTCAATCTGATGGAGTCAAAAGATTTTTGGAAAAGAAGAAAGCTGAAGAAGCCGCCAAAGGTTTGTTATTCCAAAATTTATGGCATTAAATATAGTCATGTTTACATACAGTCAGATATAGTCATGTTACATTGTcttgtttaaaatgaatgttttgaacTTAACCCCCACCCCAAAAAACACAATAATAcctactttttcattttattttattattttttgtattttaagagcaggttattcttatttttagatttccttataattcaatatgtaaaatattcttgcgatttcaaaattttgattacaaagaAAATCCATTATCGTTTGTGATAATTATTCAATTAGTTGATCTAAACATCTCTATCAAAACAGTTTATCCACTAATTTTAAGCTTTGCTGtcatttttttgaagaagaatcgATTTAAATATGTACTTAATTGATATAAGAATATAACATGACTTGTTCATCTAATCTtttgtgattttataaatttattaatgtaaatatcctttcaaaaaaacttttctgGTTTATAATTATATCTTCTTTATTGTACTCCATGTTGTTTCTTCATTAAATACCTACCAAAATTGAAAACTGCAGACGTATTCAGTCAGAATAGTTTAAAGGGTCTACCAAATtggattttcaatatatttgataCCTTATAATGAATTTCTTGCAATACAAATTCCTTTGCaccaaatacattttcaaattttttgtaatgcAATATATTAAGGATTAAGCTACTTCTGATTTCTTCAAATGAATGTTAATACAGCATGTTAATTTAGTAAATGTTGTTCTGCAAGAGAAAgacgaattattaatttattgggATTAACCATGTCATATTAGATTtgaatttactctttttttttttttttttcaaacaaattgtatcattttaatgCAAGCATAGTGTTGTGTATAGTAATGGAACAACTGCATATGACGCAGTAATCTATGTGATATGGTATAATTGATTCTATCTCTTGTAAAGCATTTGATTATATGGAAATGGTGTAGCATGCTTTTATCACATCATACATGTTTATGACGCAAACGTTTTAATGGCTTTAAATTTTAGCttcaattattattcatatgCTTCAGTCATTGAACATATTTCAGTTGTATGTTttgattcagatttttatttctaaattaaacttaaaataagtagtattttaaaaataagctataaCTTATGCTGGCTATTGCATATTATGTTAttgtttgtgatatttttttgtatcattgcttgtaatatttaaatttggtaaCCTATATATCTTAGTTATCTTATGTGGCATCAGAAGAAGTTTCAGCATCTTTAGAATAAATGTTTCTTGTATACAGAGTACATTCTTTTActgtagataaataaataaaaagaaataagattataatatatTGGTCTTTATATTATAGAAGAGTCACAAAATACTCTTTCAAGATGAGATTCTtgattgattaaaagaaaaagctttGACTCCTGTTTATTTGTTAGATGATAACATTTGTGGTTccttatgtaataaaaatgaaaaacaaagttATCCATTGGGTAATTAGATGACAAACAGGTTAGCTTAATGGAAAAGTATGACATTTTAttagattagaaataaaataccTGCATCATATTATTATGaccaatattaattataaattcaatttattataaaaaatccaCATTCAGCCTatgattagtttaaaaaaaagattatatagaattgcattcttacttttttttatttttaagtaagtagctttatatttaagtttgctgaataaaaaatgttgtctttttttttttatcatgcaagatcatttatcatttttttataatgttattgggaagtaaagaaaagagaaatgaatgtctctataaactatataagtaccttaaatttatttaaattctcaattttattaaataaaatgtattttcattttcttttttcaactaataaaaaaatgttagaaaatgttTAGAGTTTACagcatttgctttttaaaataccACTCTTTGTAGGaagtaattagtaattaaattcttACTcttatattataccaaaaaaagtTATCTATGTtgttaatgctatattttaaataaagcattcttgaaagaaaataaattccaaattaattttttagatatttatagtataatttaatgaacattcatgtttgttttatttgatttctttgtttttacattAGATCAAAGGTTAAAAGTTCCTTAGATAAATGTGTTGTTCCTCTAATTTATTAGATTTGTATTTCTTATGAGTAGTCTTGGTAAATTGGTCTTAATTCATGCTacacaatatttcatttataatataatggaaGAATTATaaggcaattatttttaaaaattgttaaatcaaatttattaaatcatttttcataactttttcagtttgttatttttgttaataataattgtttctttCAGTTGCCGAAGCACGCAAACTAAAAGAAAAGCTATTGGAATTGAGAGctcagaattctaaaaataataagaaagcaaaaattatgGCTTCTCGGACTAAAGATAATGATTTCAGCAAAATTAGACTGACAGAAGATGAAGTAGAATCAAAAAAGAAGATAGAACAGGAACTCCAacgaaaacatttaaaagataaagtagAACGTATGAAATGCCGGATagaattagaagaaaaagaaaagcttttGCCCAAGAAAAGAAAACGGAAATCTAAACATGGAGAAGAAGAAATTATCCATCAGCCAGTTGAAGAAGAACCAcctgaaaaatcaaaaaaatttaaaaacaaagatagAAACTCTGAGCACAAACCTCAACGGCCACAACCACCTCCCATGAGTTTTCATGAATTGCTGAAAGTTGCTCAAGTTAAGCAATTTGAACCAGTTGAGATTCCAGTTCAGAAAAAAACGGAGGAGAGACTGCTAACTAAAAGGGAGCGTAAAATCTTTGAACAGGAGCAAGAACTGCTTCGGAGGAAACAAGAACGTTTGATGCAAGATGAACTTGAATTTAAATCCTTAAAATCATCTAAACATTCCTCAGGTAGCAGTGAGAAGAGTAAAAACCCTGTTGCAGTTCATGTTGGAAAAGACTCTCCAAATCAAAGAAATGAAacacaaaagtttaaaattccaaaaagttcaaccagtttagataaaaatatgaCTAGTCCAAAAATTGACAAAACAAAATCATCAAGTGATAAATTGCCCAAAGTTTCATCCTCATCAGCTCATAAACCACCAATTCAAAATGGAAGCAAGCCTTCACAAATTGCATCTAGCACAAAACCACAAATCTCCAAACAACATACTAACCATGATCgagaaaaagtattcaaaaacaGTATTCCCAATGGGAAACATCCAGTTTCTAAAGAACATTCAAATGATCGAGAGAAACCAATGAAAAATGGTGTGCTCAATGGGAAACATCCAGTTAAAAAAGAACATTCTATTGACCGAGAAAAGTCGCTTAAAAATGGTATACCCAATGGAAAACATCCAGTAGCTAAAGGACAGTCAGTGCCTGACCGAGAGAAACTTCCTAAGCACAGTTTATCCAGTGACAAACTATTGAATTCTAAACAGCATACCAATCATGACCGAGAAAGACCATCCAAAAGCAGCTTAGAAGCTCAGAAACCCTCACAAAAAGCTGTTGTGAAAAATGGAGATAAGCCAGTATTTAAAAAGCCATTACTTGGTGAAAAAACTGCTCCTAAAAAGAATGGTGTCAAAATTAACCCTGCAGTGCCAACACTAAGTGAAGaccatttaaaagaaatggaaaaaagaattaGGGAAAATCTGGAGAAAGAGATGGAACAAAAAATATTAGCCAAACTTGTTGGTTTACAACAATCTGCTCCTCCCCCACCGCCACAACCAGTGCAAAATAAGCCTCCTGTGAAAGTTAAGCCAGTTAATGGCACACATTCTGCTATGAATGGGAAAATTCCAGGAAAGCCGGTAGCAGTAGCTCCTAGAAAAGATGGTGATAGACCTTTAAAACACCCTGCTGCAAGTGAAAAGCGACTTGGTCCACCACCACCTCCAAAACCTAAGCCATTTCATCCTAATCCATATTTGGAACCTCCAAGAAGAAGATTAGAACCACAAAGACCACAGAGTAAGTTTTTTTCCTCCtctttttcaattcttctttacttttcttttgcTACATAACTACGTTAACATTTTTATGATGCTATTATTTAGTCTTTGTCTAACTTTTAGCAGTACATTTCTtatagttgcattttttttatatgaatgttttatttagtctaaatttttaatggaaatgaaaattaataattaagttaggAAGCTATGATTCTTATACATACTACTTTCTTATTCATTATACTTATTTCTGGacataataaaaatggaaattgtttCCAATTTCTTCAGATTCTTTGCAGCTTTCATTTATTCTATATTCTGGTAATAATTACTAAGTACTTGTAAGTTTTTATCCCAAAACAACATGCAACaacatcaaaaattcaataattttaatatttaaatgtaataaaatattttttcttggttttattgttaaaataagaatccatttatgtagtttttaagttttcatttaataGCTGAGATCATttgcaagtttatttattatatcttattttttaatttttatatttaaatatcttaaacatatttattatgcTAAATGTTTATATCTAaacaataattccaaaatatacttatgatttctttcaaatcattCTCATCTCAGTAATTTGGAGAGGCCATTGTGAAATTatagcacagaaaaaaaaaaagaaaaaaaaaggtatagtTGTAATTGTGTCAAATGTAggcattctttttcttaaaaaaattctctcacctttaaaaaaaattttattaaatgtgtacAACTATATGCAATGCAAAttgtataagtaaaaataaaattaacaaataccAACTCTGAATGcagcaatataaaaattcataat is a window encoding:
- the LOC129981793 gene encoding protein SPT2 homolog is translated as MDNNLDFKELLNIADYNKVEAKDEASVKRYSTVLPPPKKMKKSGVQSDGVKRFLEKKKAEEAAKVAEARKLKEKLLELRAQNSKNNKKAKIMASRTKDNDFSKIRLTEDEVESKKKIEQELQRKHLKDKVERMKCRIELEEKEKLLPKKRKRKSKHGEEEIIHQPVEEEPPEKSKKFKNKDRNSEHKPQRPQPPPMSFHELLKVAQVKQFEPVEIPVQKKTEERLLTKRERKIFEQEQELLRRKQERLMQDELEFKSLKSSKHSSGSSEKSKNPVAVHVGKDSPNQRNETQKFKIPKSSTSLDKNMTSPKIDKTKSSSDKLPKVSSSSAHKPPIQNGSKPSQIASSTKPQISKQHTNHDREKVFKNSIPNGKHPVSKEHSNDREKPMKNGVLNGKHPVKKEHSIDREKSLKNGIPNGKHPVAKGQSVPDREKLPKHSLSSDKLLNSKQHTNHDRERPSKSSLEAQKPSQKAVVKNGDKPVFKKPLLGEKTAPKKNGVKINPAVPTLSEDHLKEMEKRIRENLEKEMEQKILAKLVGLQQSAPPPPPQPVQNKPPVKVKPVNGTHSAMNGKIPGKPVAVAPRKDGDRPLKHPAASEKRLGPPPPPKPKPFHPNPYLEPPRRRLEPQRPQKPMKRRIESDDEDDEDDDMSDFIDDGPSQNDEDYSKYIKEIFGYDKNKYIDDDDDDIVESSFVEQMKEETRSAKLGFLEDLEEEKKLREMEKKRKMKMKTKK